One part of the Salvelinus sp. IW2-2015 unplaced genomic scaffold, ASM291031v2 Un_scaffold3296, whole genome shotgun sequence genome encodes these proteins:
- the LOC112075629 gene encoding M-phase inducer phosphatase 2, with the protein MFVSGRFEKAILHSGRVVNDNMPIRRINSLPLQLPDFSPALKGPVPGSPSQQRHGAFGRLGSAQDTAASSEHSVHGGQGNKENRESFEFKKPSKPMSPCRMRSFHSEGEENKDFAPWPKDFGPELVLSPSKRLSSLDDRRPVFPHRCSLDDDDGFLDVLDDREEECDMPMGMSSLLTAPLVKDRTAPGDDSPVVRCRPRGLFRSPSMPSQADRTPLKRPQDENTPVKVKRRRSLAETHGTTXDQDDCSPXKM; encoded by the exons ATGTTTGTCTCTGGCAGGTTTGAGAAGGCCATTCTTCATTCTGGAAGAGTTGTCAATGA TAACATGCCAATCCGAAGAATCAACTCTCTGCCACTGCAGCTGCCAGACTTCAGCCCGGCTCTGAAAGGTCCGGTCCCAGGGAGCCCGAGTCAGCAGCGCCACGGGGCTTTCGGACGGCTCGGCTCAGCCCAGGATACAGCCGCCTCCTCTGAGCACAGCGTTCACGGTGGACAGGGAAACAAGGAGAACCGGGAAAGCTTTGAGTTTAAGAAGCCTTCCAAGCCCATGTCACCCTGCCGTATGAGGTCCTTCCatagtgaaggggaggagaacaaGGACTTTGCCCCCTGGCCCAAGGACTTTGGCCCAGAACTCGTG CTATCTCCGTCCAAACGCCTCAGCTCATTGGATGACAGAAGACCCGTCTTCCCGCATCGCTGCTCCCTTGACGATGACGACGGTTTCCTTGACGTTCTGGATGACCGTGAGGAGGAGTGTGACATGCCCATGGGGATGTCCAGCCTGCTGACCGCTCCGCTTGTGAAGGACCGCACCGCGCCAGGAGATGACTCG CCGGTGGTTCGTTGTCGGCCGCGGGGTCTGTTCCGCTCGCCCTCCATGCCCAGCCAGGCGGACCGCACACCTCTGAAGCGCCCCCAGGACGAGAACACGCCGGTCAAAGTGAAGAGACGACGCAGCCTGGCGGAAACTCATGGCACCACCRTGGACCAGGACGACTGCTCTCCCRGCAAGATG